In one window of Plasmodium berghei ANKA genome assembly, chromosome: 14 DNA:
- a CDS encoding WD repeat-containing protein, putative: MKKQLEEYNKKYFRNIQFIYDFLDKIGMKNSLRELRNESKINYVKEYDDYFLEKKLNYFTNSKSSSEDDKEEDGISDDSIDYQDINPEIFVHTINQMNNSILCKAIDSFEIELKNRSKEIKSEVENNIHNDKKGEYKNCQTIKNNIRNSTTISDSDIIFNHVKEQNDPMNKTNFQRIKKNVKLPEKIDDIKKSDITNSKNKDNFLKNIIENVKDSPFPNLNALNLPIYENYKNPINTTEKIFDCKSINKDQNSTINNLSYNSNIQNYRFLTNEKREEHYTGIQKEERDIITCKTERKEKNNNEINSNRNDSTYNWDNYFSNEKLISKEVKIKYISSNPTTTPAIIIPETKEKEKKNDEYIGKSNILFVKYINIYNIDKYKNRKFENVIFFNVFFPIIILVGYADGSIKLLFIIYEKNQNKFEECMHICKGLDEIYLGSPIMYIDINYKDNIFITSTMSGQIYICRIDIQKINKLADIIEGNNSIDNIKNNIKGDTKYINIIKKLAYHNGYSSKCLFNYNFFFFCSIANDKNLIIYEKIKDENSDLSPIYDKKKIIGLPETPTSVLWIYTNNIDDIDNKNKELIAVSMLNNNHILLINSETYCIEDKIYLFDATEKYNILNLEYNRKKNIMVICADTSTIFVYSILKKEIIKKIYGCVLNSLSFPTMEIDINGNNIYITSDDYTNGTHILIFDIKSGNMIDSINNGYKIRCFRLLKNYICPFLDEQSSKNVEENKKALLILGSFDKKIHFFSN; this comes from the coding sequence atgaaaaaacaactcgaagaatataataaaaaatatttccgGAACATTCAATTCATCTATGATTTTCTGGATAAAATTGGAATGAAAAATAGTTTAAGAGAATTAAGAAACGAAAGTAAAATCAATTATGTAAAAGAATATgatgattattttttagaaaaaaaattaaattattttacaaatagCAAAAGTAGTAGCGAAGATGATAAAGAAGAAGATGGAATAAGTGATGACTCGATTGACTATCAGGATATAAACCCTGAAATATTTGTTCATACTATTAACCAAATGAATAATTCTATTTTATGTAAAGCTATTGATAGTTTCGAAATAGAATTGAAAAACAGATcgaaggaaataaaaagcGAAGTAGAAAACAACATtcataatgataaaaaaggtgaatataaaaattgtcaaacaataaaaaataatatcagAAATAGTACTACTATTTCTGACTcagatattattttcaatcaTGTTAAAGAACAAAATGATCCCATGAATAAAACTAATTTTCAAAggataaagaaaaatgtaaaattgCCCGAAAAAATCGacgatataaaaaaaagtgataTTACAaattctaaaaataaagataacttccttaaaaatataattgaaaatGTGAAAGATTCACCTTTTCCAAATTTAAATGCTTTGAATCTTCCAATTTATGAAAACTATAAAAATCCAATAAATACAactgaaaaaatattcgaTTGTAAATCCATCAACAAGGACCAAAATAGTactattaataatttatcatataattCTAACATTCAAAATTATAGATTTTTGACTAACGAAAAAAGAGAAGAGCATTATACTGGTATTCAAAAAGAAGAACGTGATATTATCACTTGTAAAACTGAacgaaaagaaaaaaataataatgaaattaattCTAATCGAAATGATAGTACATATAATTGggataattatttttccaatGAAAAATTGATATCTAAGGAAGTCAAAATTAAGTATATCAGTTCGAATCCTACAACTACGCCTGCTATTATTATCCCTGaaacaaaagaaaaagaaaaaaaaaatgatgaataCATAGGGaaatcaaatattttatttgtgaaatacattaacatatataatattgataaatataaaaatagaaaatttgaaaatgtgatattttttaatgtatttttcccaattattattttagtTGGATATGCAGATGGGAGTATAAAActtctttttataatttatgaaaaaaatcaaaataaatttgaggaatgcatgcatatatgtaaaggattagatgaaatatatttaggATCCCCAATAATGTATATagatattaattataaggataatatatttattacttCAACTATGAGTGgccaaatatatatatgtcgTATtgatattcaaaaaataaataagttaGCTGATATTATAGAAGGGAATAATTCAATagataatattaaaaataatattaaaggcgatacaaaatatatcaatataataaaaaaattagcaTATCATAATGGATATTCATCCAAATGTttgtttaattataatttcttttttttttgttctatagctaatgataaaaatctaataatttatgaaaaaattaaagatgAAAATTCAGATTTGTCTCCTATATAtgataagaaaaaaattataggGTTACCTGAAACGCCTACCAGTGTATTGTggatatatacaaataatattgacgacattgataataaaaataaagaactTATTGCTGTCAGCATGTTAAACAATAATCATATATTGTTGATAAATAGTGAGACATACTGCATAgaagataaaatatatttatttgatgcaaccgaaaaatataatattttaaatctAGAATATAATcgaaagaaaaatataatggtCATATGTGCAGATACATCTacaatatttgtttattcaattttaaaaaaagaaattataaaaaaaatttatggGTGTGTATTAAATTCGCTTTCCTTTCCAACTATGGAAATTGATATCAAcggaaataatatttacataaCATCTGATGATTATACAAATGGtacacatatattaatatttgatataaaaaGTGGGAATATGATTGATTCTATTAATAATGGTTATAAAATTAGATGCTTTCgattattaaaaaactatatttGCCCATTCTTAGATGAGCAAAGTTCAAAGAATGTTGAAGAGAATAAAAAAGCTTTGCTTATTTTAGGGTCATTtgacaaaaaaattcacTTTTTTTCAAACTAA